A region from the Mercenaria mercenaria strain notata chromosome 7, MADL_Memer_1, whole genome shotgun sequence genome encodes:
- the LOC123555494 gene encoding uncharacterized protein LOC123555494 yields MGKGKSDEVAVCGIVTCYCLIVMLLFGLIVFNIAKIVMGAVYFHECSIEKNIPIFLIVSGLASILASSNGRRNDEEIGLCWTSCGITVLLCNIAWVILGSIWIYPSYGKLSNVDFKKCEGNMTADCLDDICDKDLIQFAIASVTIDWLFMGLWSCLICYQVRAIIRRR; encoded by the exons atgGGGAAAGGAAAATCTGATGAAGTTGCAGTATGCGGCATAGTGa CCTGCTATTGCCTGATTGTTATGCTGCTTTTTGGATTGATAGTGTTCAATATTGCCAAAATTGTCATGG GGGCtgtttattttcatgaatgtAGTATTGAAAAGAATATCCCAATCTTCCTGATTGTAAGCGGTTTGGCGTCTATACTGGCCAGCAGTAATGGTCGAAGAAATGATGAGGAGATAGGTCTATGCTGGACTTCATGTGGAATAACTGTGTTATTGTGCAATATAGCTTGGGTTATACTTG GAAGTATCTGGATATATCCAAGTTATGGCAAGCTTAGCAACGTCGATTTCAAAAAATGCGAAGGAAACATGACTGCAGACTGTTTAGACGACATTTGCGATAAGGATCTGATTCAGTTCGCCATTGCTTCTGTGACAATCGACTGGCTGTTTATGGGCTTGTGGAGTTGTTTGATTTGTTATCAAGTTAGAGCTATAATCCGCAGAAGATGA